Sequence from the Fusobacterium periodonticum 1_1_41FAA genome:
GGAAGCCTTTCATATATAAACAAAAAATAGGAGGAAAAAATGATAGTATTAGGAATAGTATTGGGAATAGTTGTAGTTTTAGCTTTATTAGCTATAAGCTATAAAAATAAGTTTGTTGTTTTGGATAATAGAGTGAAAAATGCTTGGAGTCAAATTGATGTACAAATGCAAAATAGATTCAGTCTTGTTCCAAATTTAGTTGAAACAGTTAAAGGTTATGCTAAGCATGAAAAGGAAACTTTTGAAGGAATAGCAAATGCAAAAGCAAAGTATATGTCTGCAAATACAGCAGCTGAAAAAATGGAAGCTAATAATCAATTAAGTGGATTTTTAGGAAGACTTTTTGCTATATCAGAAGCATATCCTGAATTAAAAGCAAATACAGGATTTGAAAATTTACAAGGACAATTAGTAGAAGTTGAAAATAAAATTAGATTTGCTAGACAATTTTATAACGATACAGTAACTGAGTATAACCAAGCTATACAAATGTTCCCTGGAAGTTTATTTGCAGGATTCTTTAACTATCATAATGCAGAATTATTTAAAGCAAATGATATGGCAAGGGAAGAAGTACAAGTTAAATTCTAGGAGGTTTTATGAAAAAAGTATATTTAGCGGTAGCAGTATTAGCATTAATTTTTGGTTTTTCTTATTGTTACAAAAAGGATAAAACAGAAAAAACTGCAACAGAAAAAGAAGCAGTAGTAAATGAAGTAAAAAATGAAGAAATGATAATTCCAGGTTATGCTTTGGGTGAAATTCCAGCTATTTCAATTCCTGAAATACCAAATCTTTCTGTATCAGAAAATCCTGATGCAAAGATTACTTTAGATATGGCTAAAAAGATATCATCTGTTCCTGGTATTACAATTAGTCCTGTAAAAGTTGAAGATAGCAACATAGTTGGTGGATCTTATTCTATGCAAATTGGTAAAAATGGAGATGGACAATATAGTGATAAAAATAAATCTGTTCAAACTGATGGGAATGGAGCAGGTCAATATGAAGATGACAAAGTAACTATTCAAAGAGATGAAGATGGAGCAGGACAATATATTAATAAAGTTACAGGAGTTACTCTTCAAGTCGATAAAGATGGAGCAGGTCAATATATAGATGAGAAAAATGACCTTTCTATACAAGTTAATAAAGATGGAACAGGTTTATATACAAATAAAAAGAATAATGTTACAATTTATGTAAATGAAAATGATGTAAGATATGTTAGTACTAATATTGAAATGGTAAATAATGGTGATGGTAGTGGTACTTATACTGATAAGTCAAAAAATCTTGTAATTGAAAACGATGGAAAAGGAAAAGCTAAAATAACATTTAATGGTCAAACTACTGAAGTGGATGCAAAACCTTTAG
This genomic interval carries:
- a CDS encoding LemA family protein yields the protein MIVLGIVLGIVVVLALLAISYKNKFVVLDNRVKNAWSQIDVQMQNRFSLVPNLVETVKGYAKHEKETFEGIANAKAKYMSANTAAEKMEANNQLSGFLGRLFAISEAYPELKANTGFENLQGQLVEVENKIRFARQFYNDTVTEYNQAIQMFPGSLFAGFFNYHNAELFKANDMAREEVQVKF
- a CDS encoding OmpA family protein; amino-acid sequence: MKKVYLAVAVLALIFGFSYCYKKDKTEKTATEKEAVVNEVKNEEMIIPGYALGEIPAISIPEIPNLSVSENPDAKITLDMAKKISSVPGITISPVKVEDSNIVGGSYSMQIGKNGDGQYSDKNKSVQTDGNGAGQYEDDKVTIQRDEDGAGQYINKVTGVTLQVDKDGAGQYIDEKNDLSIQVNKDGTGLYTNKKNNVTIYVNENDVRYVSTNIEMVNNGDGSGTYTDKSKNLVIENDGKGKAKITFNGQTTEVDAKPLEKPGKLAKLEMVPPVPSIEANSLLINLDSEVLFDVDKYDVRVHPEAEEVLKNLAIVLKEMDVKNFEIDGHTDSDGSDEYNQVLSEKRANSVKNFLVSQGVTAEITTKGYGESKPVASNDTAEGKQKNRRVEIIIPTI